In one window of Haliaeetus albicilla chromosome W, bHalAlb1.1, whole genome shotgun sequence DNA:
- the CCDC9 gene encoding coiled-coil domain-containing protein 9 encodes PGPGRVSGRVPGRVPGRAQPLSRLRRFPGKGFAAAAPSAALDLRSKEEKDAELDKRIEALRKKNEALIKRYQEIEEDRKKAEQEGIAVTALRRVRPADAEPERRWVDKDLSITVQVMLSPGEKRVVKDKKPLGAPKPGRSAAPCGSGHASLRPSGCSPRGEPPAEPFWEGAGGDGMIPAERSGQGRRSRGQGAAGMVMGGDAGPNRKSKEWEERRRQNIEKMNEEMEKIAEYERNQRDGLHEKNPVRNFLDDPRRSGPFQEANRKEGSRRHVRNWGGTDFHKVKAGMEREKTWQGPVRTPGHCSSLKAGGLLDMMLSMTGRERAEYVRWKKEREQIDQERLARHRKPTGQWRREWDAEKSDSMFKEGSAALPGSEMSVGEENKRPPPKPLTSGEFLTPHRTQRRRKGRGCGQGARTKPYSMHDNRWEEKELPVLTEEAKSRKAEEAPSGALPEPPCSLSPEEDEDQWEDVSEEEEEEGGGGGTDPGLLSEDEAPCSASPKAQCPPRAGQAVAPKLHVPPTTVAPVPDGGAGTPLSPFSPVEGHRPISDWGEEMDLASPRSSLGDSHLSGPTVPKLRGDSGETPGLSPVELAGPPRGVQSPAELPQGEETRPNMEQEALGKHEEAAGSPAEDGMQGVTAFPCQLDAEVAPGMVEITDFERTDSTCKTSWSCCALLPASPVSGSGSFQSPGSMSGGGGWWVLRLPGRLRHLMAKCPDVLEQPLCHLGCSRCDHYSFLETVSWQE; translated from the exons cccgggccggggcgggTCTCGGGGCGGGTCCCGGGGCGGGTCCCGGGGCGGGCGCAGCCACTCAGCCGCCTCCGCCGGTTTCCAGGGAAAGGtttcgccgccgccgccccg TCGGCCGCGCTGGACCTGAGATCGAAGGAGGAGAAGGACGCGGAGCTGGATAAACGTATCGAAGCGCTACGGAAGAAGAATGAGGCCCTTATTAAGCGTTATCAG GAGATCGAGGAAGATCggaagaaagcagagcaggagggaatCGCGGTAACGGCTTTGCGCCGGGTGAGGCCAGCTGATGCCGAGCCAGAGAGGAGATGGGTGGACAAGGATCTCTCCATCACTGTCCAGGTTATGCTCTCCCCTGGG gAGAAGCGCGTGGTGAAGGACAAGAAGCCGTTGGGCGCCCCAAAACCCGGCCGCAGTGCTGCTCCCTGCGGCTCAGGGCATGCCAGCCTGCGTCCTTCTGGCTGTTCTCCCCGGGGGGAACCCCCCGCCGAGCCATTttgggagggggctgggggtgacGGCATGATCCCAGCAGAGCGCAGTGGCCAGGGACGGCGCTCGCGAGGCCAGGGGGCAGCTGGCATGGTGATGGGGGGTGATGCTGGTCCCAACCGAAAGTCCAAG GAGTGGGAAGAGCGACGGCGGCAGAACATCGAGAAGATGAatgaggagatggagaagattGCAGAGTACGAGAGGAACCAGCGG GATGGGCTTCATGAGAAGAACCCTGTGCGTAACTTCTTGGATGACCCGCGCCGCAGCGGCCCCTTCCAAGAAGCCAATCGTAAGGAGGGGAGCCGGCGACACGTCCGAAATTGGGGGGGAACCGATTTCCACAAGGTCAAGGCAGGGATGGAGCGTGAGAAGACCTGGCAGGGCCCTGTACGTACCCCA GGACACTGTTCCAGCCTGAAagctggggggctgctggaCATGATGCTCTCCATGACGGGTCGGGAGCGAGCTGAATATGTCCGCTGGAAGAAAGAACGGGAACAAATCGATCAGGAACGCCTGGCACGGCACCGCAAACCCACTGGGCAGTGGCGGCGGGAGTGGGATGCTGAGAAATCGGACAGCAT GTTCAAGGAGGGCTCTGCGGCACTGCCCGGCTCAGAAATGAGCGTTGGGGAGGAAAACAAGCGCCCTCCTCCCAAACCTCTCACTTCTGGGGAATTCCTCACCCCGCATCGCACCCAGCGGAGGAGAAAGGGCCGGGGATGTGGCCAGGGTGCCAGGACCAAGCCCTACAG CATGCACGATAACCGGTGGGAGGAAAAGGAGCTGCCAGTATTGACCGAGGAAGCCAAGAGCCGGAAG GCGGAAGAAGCACCGAGTGGGGCCCTCCCGGAGCCCCCCTGCTCCCTGAGCCCTGAGGAAGATGAGGACCAGTGGGAGGACgtcagtgaggaggaggaggaggaaggtggcgGTGGCGGCACCGACCCAGGATTATTGAGCGAGGATGAAGCACCCTGCAGTGCGTCCCCCAAAGCCCAATGTCCCCCCAGAGCTGGGCAGGCTGTGGCTCCCAAGCTGCACGTGCCCCCCACCACTGTGGCACCTGTCCCAGATGGGGGGGCTGGCACCCCCCTGAGCCCCTTCTCCCCTGTGGAAGGCCACCGGCCCATCTCGGACTGGGGTGAGGAGATGGATCTGGCATCTCCCCGCAGCAGTCTGGGGGACAGTCACCTTTCAGGTCCCACTGTCCCCAAGTTGAGAGGGGATTCCGGAGAGACTCCAG gacTGAGCCCCGTGGAGCTGGCTGGGCCCCCCCGGGGGGTGCAGAGCCCTGCAGAGCTCCCCCAAGGGGAAGAAACAAGGCCAAACATGGAGCAAGAGGCTTTGGGGAAGCAtgaggaggcggcggggagccCAGCAGAGGATGGGATGCAAG gagttACGGCATTTCCCTGCCAGCTGGATGCGGAGGTGGCCCCTGGCATGGTGGAGATCACAGACTTTGAGCGG ACTGACTCTACCTGCAAAACATCCTGGAGTTGCTGCGCTTTGCTCCCAGCATCTCCGGTTTCAGGATCCGGTTCCTTCCAAAGCCCGGGAAGCATGTCGGGTGGTGGAGGCTGGTGGGTGCTGCGCTTGCCCGGGAGGCTGCGACATCT GATGGCCAAGTGCCCCGATGTCCTCGAGCAGCCCCTCTGTCATCTGGGTTGCTCCCGCTGTGACCATTACAGCTTTCTAGAGACTGTGAGCTGGCAGGAAtaa
- the C5AR1 gene encoding LOW QUALITY PROTEIN: C5a anaphylatoxin chemotactic receptor 1 (The sequence of the model RefSeq protein was modified relative to this genomic sequence to represent the inferred CDS: inserted 2 bases in 2 codons) produces MAVAGGVPQTRGDPCETCQLYPATADGRGMLQALPSITFELKQARYPTVLGLTPRFPAPLAAAEGSLPAISPLVIPRDKXFPGPAAPPSPLVVVVFVXFPPTDYLFPFGIASCSLLYKNPVLPAHPHRAQQQPARTQVGSWWRMDFSMSNYTFNYSNGDNYSIYDFDGYEVPHSYHAVLVLYALIFLLGVLGNGAVIWVTGFELRRTVNGVWFLNLSVADLLCCLALPFLALPLACDHHWLLGRFACKLLPSLTILNMFASVLLLMAISADRCALVTRPVWCQNHRTLGLVRGTCAAAWFLAGLLTLPSFIFRTTRLDDFSEKTTCVLDYTAVGHHQHVTELVTAVTRFICGFLVPFVVITACYSLLLARVHSKGFARSQKAIKLILVVIISFFVCWLPYHVVGLILASTHPHSTLFKGALAADPIVTGIAYINSCINPIIYVIMGQEFKDKFQRSWRAVLRGVLSDDPTSTTGDSRMKTKSTMDDHSISTNV; encoded by the exons ATGGCGGTGGCTGGTGGTGTCCCCCAGACCAGGGGGGATCCCTGTGAGACCTGTCAGCTTTACCCAGCCACGGCGGATGGGCGAGGGATGCTCCAGGCTCTCCCCAGCATCACCTTTGAGCTGAAACAAGCCAGATACCCCACTGTTTTGGGGTTGACACCTCGTTTTCCAGCTCCgcttgctgctgcagaggggtCTCTGCCTGCAATCTCCCCCCTCGTTATACCCAGAGACA GTTttcctggccctgctgcccctcccagcccacttgttgttgttgtgtttg TTTTCCCCCCCACCGATTATCTCTTCCCCTTTGGCATTGCTTCCTGTTCGCTGCTGTATAAAAACCCAGTGCTGCCCGCTCATCCCCACAGAGCGCAGCAGCAGCCGGCAAGGACCCAG GTTGGGAGCTGGTGGAGGATGGACTTCTCAATGTCCAATTATACCTTCAATTACTCCAATGGGGACAACTATTCCATATATGATTTCGATGGCTATGAAGTCCCTCACAGCTACCATGCTGTCCTGGTGCTCTACGccctcatcttcctcctggGCGTCTTGGGCAATGGAGCTGTCATCTGGGTGACCGGCTTTGAGCTGCGGCGCACGGTGAACGGGGTCTGGTTCCTCAACCTCTCTGTGGCCGACCTCCTCTGCTGCCTGGCCCTGCCATTCCTGGCCCTGCCGCTGGCCTGTGACCACCATTGGCTGTTGGGTCGCTTTGCCTGCAAGCTGCTGCCCTCCCTCACCATCCTCAACATGTTCGCCAGCGTCCTCCTCCTGATGGCCATCAGTGCCGACCGTTGTGCCCTGGTGACACGGCCGGTGTGGTGCCAAAACCACCGGACATTGGGGCTGGTTCGAGGCACTTGCGCAGCCGCCTGGTTCCTGGCCGGGCTCCTcacccttccttccttcatctTTCGCACCACCCGTTTGGATGACTTCTCTGAGAAGACCACCTGCGTCCTGGACTACACGGCCGTGGGGCATCACCAGCATGTCACCGAGCTCGTTACAGCTGTCACCCGCTTCATCTGCGGCTTCCTGGTGCCCTTCGTGGTGATCACGGCTTGCTATAGCTTGCTGCTGGCCCGTGTCCACAGCAAGGGCTTTGCTCGCTCCCAGAAAGCCATCAAGCTCATCTTGGTGGTCATCATCAGCTTCTTTGTGTGCTGGCTGCCCTACCACGTTGTGGGCTTGATCCTGGCCTCCACCCATCCTCACAGCACCTTGTTCAAGGGTGCCCTGGCAGCTGACCCCATCGTAACTGGCATCGCCTACATCAACAGCTGCATCAACCCCATCATCTATGTCATCATGGGCCAGGAATTCAAGGACAAGTTCCAGCGTTCCTGGAGAGCTGTGCTGCGGGGTGTGCTGAGCGATGACCCCACCAGCACCACGGGGGACAGCAGGATGAAGACCAAGTCCACCATGGATGACCATAGCATCAGCACCAATGTGTGA
- the DHX34 gene encoding LOW QUALITY PROTEIN: probable ATP-dependent RNA helicase DHX34 (The sequence of the model RefSeq protein was modified relative to this genomic sequence to represent the inferred CDS: inserted 2 bases in 1 codon; deleted 2 bases in 2 codons; substituted 3 bases at 3 genomic stop codons), whose protein sequence is MPSEESRSQQQERDLSPSQWDWDCPATRRWLEELYFCEQDYIGAGFEDVRNFWTFFERLRRFQSRRTESEPTPSRHNQAELLGSYRNLPRHWIGTDPQYRINLLVLSTDMEGAIRGWRGDSGMPQECLSEFRTALLRYLDFTQKQSFTKLAKLQRERAVLPISQYRDRLLCTVAQNQVVVIAGDTGCGRSMQVPQFLLADGYNHVACTQPCRIACISLAKKVGFESLHQYGNQVGYQICFESTRLPVTKIVFLTEGLLLRQVQQEPTLPRYHVLIADEVHERHLHSNFLLGVLRRLLPARPDLKLVLMSATINIHLFLGYFGGAPVLQVPGRISPILVIYQPIPKEEASMVGKSERLDPLLYLRVLQAIDHKYPPEERGDLLVFLRGVAEIGAVLEVAQAYAACTQYWIVLHLHSTLSVVEQDKVFDVPPPGVRKCILSTNIAETSVTIDGMHFVLDSGKVKEMSYDPQDKLQQLQEFWISRASAEQWKGCAGRTGPGICYWLYAESDYDAFSPYPVPEIQQVALDALVLQLKSMGLDDPRTFPFLEPPPSSSLEMAVWYLKDQGALDEAEDLMPIGNLLAQLPVDVVVGKMLVLGALFGLAEPTLTVAAALSVQSPFLRPAHPNPDCTTAQRPLESPHGDPLMLLNVFNKWVQVKLEXSGSSRKXCRQRGLEEHWLYEAANLQCQFQELLRDHQLLEEASSQPSDSYSRQSXHREHHELHRLWCSHMEMEGRKHKVLRLQDGTDASSGEEDDDGGTRGKGERSIDIQDVKFKLRPNVDELQAVSSSVLSSSQLALLKLVLCRGLYPQLAVPDQFNSGRKDSDQIFHTKNKQGVVFHPTCVFATSPELLHAKEGPERGGIKDPTEGLSRHHQLLTFVSLLETNKPYLVNCVWVPALQALLLFSHSLDTSADCARLVVDGWLEITVPNADSALRLLSTALQLRSAWEKLLHQLLEGRGEESGRWPSSRDVSMLSQGLLEFLQTEVPYHLRQLTGLEKQNLYISPQTVAAXLPGLFQGTEMKPDEVKGGHRVMTDFLAYNCLATDTDLYSDCLRSFWTCPHCDLHMPFTPLERMCHESACWPSEGEFPPPPAEGLGEAAEQSSKTSALHRSYHCNVCQQDFTFTLTEILRHKKQHR, encoded by the exons ATGCCATCGGAGGAGAGCAGatcccagcagcaggagcgggACCTTTCACCTTCCCAGTGGGATTGGGACTGCCCCGCCACACGGCGCTGGCTGGAAGAGCTGTATTTCTGTGAGCAAGATTATATTGGAGCCGGCTTCGAGGATGTCCGTAACTTCTGGACTTTCTTTGAGCGGCTCCGGCGTTTCCAGAGCCGGAGAACTGAAAGTGAGCCAACACCCAGCCGCCACAACCAGGCAGA gctcttgggatcatatcgaaacctcccccgacattggatcgggacagaCCCCCAGTACCGCATCAACCTCTTGGTGCTGAGCACTGACATGGAGGGAGCGATCCGAGGCTGGCGAGGAGACTCTGGCATGCCCCAGGAATGCCTCTCTGAATTTCGCACCGCTTTGCTGCGCTACCTGGACTTCACCCAAAAACAAAGCTTCACCAAACTGGCCAAACTCCAACGGGAACGAGCGGTGCTTCCCATCTCCCAATACCGGGACCGGCTCCTGTGCACCGTGGCTCAAAACCAAGTGGTGGTGATTGCCGGCGATACTGGCTGTGGTAGATCCATGCAGGTGCCTCAATTCTTGCTGGCAGATGGTTACAACCACGTGGCTTGTACCCAACCTTGCCGTATCGCCTGCATCTCGCTGGCCAAGAAGGTGGGTTTTGAGAGCCTGCACCAATACGGAAACCAG GTGGGCTACCAGATCTGCTTTGAGAGCACCCGCTTGCCCGTCACCAAGATCGTCTTCCTGACGGaggggctgctgctgcggcaGGTACAGCAGGAGCCGACGCTGCCCAGGTATCACGTCCTGATCGCTGATGAGGTTCACGAGCGGCATCTGCACAGCAATTTCCTCCTGGGGGTCCTGCGGCGGCTCCTTCCTGCTCGGCCGGACCTTAAGTTGGTGCTGATGTCGGCGACCATCAATATCCATCTT TTTTTGGGGTACTTTGGGGGTGCCCCGGTGCTGCAGGTGCCAGGAAGGATTTCCCCCATCTTG GTCATCTACCAACCCATCCCTAAGGAAGAAGCATCCATGGTCGGGAAATCGGAGCGCCTGGATCCCCTCCTGTACCTGCGGGTGCTGCAAGCCATCGACCACAAGTACCCACCGGAGGAACGCGGGGACCTGCTGGTGTTCCTGAGAGGGGTAGCCGAGATTGGCGCGGTGCTGGAGGTGGCGCAGGCTTATGCCGCGTGTACCCAGTATTGGATTGTGCTCCACCTGCACAGCACCCTCTCTGTTGTGGAGCAGGACAAG GTGTTTGACGTGCCCCCTCCCGGTGTCCGTAAGTGCATCCTCTCTACCAACATTGCAGAGACCTCGGTGACAATCGACGGCATGCACTTCGTCCTGGATTCTG ggaaggtgaaggagATGAGCTACGACCCTCAGGACAAacttcagcagctgcaggagtTTTGGATCAGCCGGGCAAGTGCTGAGCAGTGGAAGGGATGTGCTGGCAGGACCGGCCCTGGCATCTGCTACTGGCTCTACGCCGAATCTGACTACGATGCCTTTTCCCCCTACCCCGTGCCGGAGATTCAGCAGGTAGCGCTTGATGCTCTGGTGCTCCAG TTAAAGAGCATGGGATTGGATGACCCCCGGACCTTTCCCTTCCTGGAGCCTCCTCCCTCATCCAGCCTGGAGATGGCCGTGTGGTACCTGAAGGACCAGGGAGCCCTGGACGAGGCTGAAGACCTGATGCCCATCGGGAACCTGCTGGCCCAGCTTCCCGTGGACGTGGTGGTCG GCAAGATGCTGGTCCTGGGTGCTCTGTTTGGACTGGCCGAGCCCACCCTAACCGTGGCGGCTGCGCTGAGTGTGCAGTCCCCTTTCCTGCGACCCGCTCACCCCAATCCTGACTGCACCACGGCCCAACGGCCCCTCGAGAGCCCCCACGGTGACCCCCTGATGCTGCTCAATGTCTTCAATAAGTGGGTCCAG GTGAAATTGGAATGAAGCGGTAGCTCTCGGAAATAGTGCCGGCAGCGAGGCTTGGAGGAGCATTGGCTTTACGAGGCCGCCAACCTGCAATGCCAGTTTCAG gAGCTTCTTCGAGACcaccagctgctggaggaagcCTCCAGCCAGCCCAGCGACAGCTACAGCCGGCAGAGCTGACACCGGGAACACCACGAGCTGCACCGGCTGTGGTGTTCCCACATGGAGATGGAAGGTCGGAAGCACAAGGTGCTGCGGCTGCAGGACGGAACAGACGCCTCTTCCGGTGAGGAGGACGACGACGGTGGCACCCGTGGGAAGGGAGAGCGCAGCATCGATATCCAG GATGTCAAGTTTAAGCTCCGCCCCAACGTGGACGAGCTCCAGGCTGTATCCAGCTCAGTTCTCTCCTCCTCGCAGCTCGCCCTCCTCaagctggtgctgtgcagggGGCTTTACCCCCAGCTGGCTGTGCCCGACCAGTTCAACAGCGGCCGCAAGGACTCCGATCAG ATTTTTCACACCAAGAACAAGCAGGGTGTCGTGTTTCATCCCACCTGCGTCTTTGCTACCAGCCCGGAGTTGCTCCACGCCAAGGAGGGACCAGAGCGCGGTGGGATCAAAG ATCCCACAGAGGGGCTGAGCCGCCACCACCAGCTCCTCACCTTTGTCTCGCTGCTGGAGACCAACAAACCCTACCTGGTGAACTGTGTCTGGGTACCAGCCCTACAG GctctcctgctcttctcccatTCGCTGGACACCAGCGCAGACTGCGCCCGGCTGGTAGTGGATGGATGGCTGGAGATCACCGTCCCCAATGCGGACTCTGCCCTACGCCTGCTttccacagccctgcagcttcGTTCTGCCTGGGAAAAACTCCTCCACCAGCTGCTGGAAGGTCGGGGAGAGGAGTCGGGCCGCTGGCCAAGCTCCCGGGACGTATCCATGCTCAGCCAGGGGTTGCTGGAGTTCCTGCAGACAGAG GTGCCATACCACCTGCGCCAGCTCACCGGGCTGGAG AAACAGAACCTCTACATCAGTCCCCAAACTGtggctgc gctcccagggcttTTCCAGGGGACGGAGATGAAGCCTGATGAGGTGAAAGGCGGCCACAGGGTGATGACAGACTTTCTCGCCTACAACTGCCTGGCT ACGGACACGGACCTCTACAGCGACTGCTTGCGGAGCTTCTGGACTTGTCCCCACTGCGATCTCCATATGCCCTTCACCCCCCTGGAGCGCATGTGCCACGAAAGTGCTTGCTGGCCCTCCGAGGGTGAgtttccacccccccccgccgagGGGCT AGGGG AAGCGGCCGAACAGTCGTCCAAAACCTCTGCCCTCCACAGATCATACCACTGCAACGTTTGCCAGCAGGATTTTACCTTCACCCTCACGGAGATCCTTCGGCACAAGAAGCAGCACCGGTGA